The Raphanus sativus cultivar WK10039 chromosome 2, ASM80110v3, whole genome shotgun sequence DNA segment cataattccgaggaaatttagAGGACTGTCCTTCGTCGAAGAGGTCCTCGGAATATATTGAGGAAcaattccctcggtatataccgaggattatACCGAGGGAGAAGACCtacgaaaattttcgaggaacctgTCTCTCGGAAAATTTCGACGAACGgtgttcctcgaaaattttcgaggaaagccATTCGTCgaaattttccgagggacaggttcctcgaaaattttcgaggaaccctccctcggaatataccgaggaacacttccctcggtatataccgaggacatctgttcctcggaatattccgaaaattaaatttttttaaaaaaatatttttttaaaaaataatatttttaaaatttaaattcgtaaatataaaattaaaatttaaattaaaaacatattatttaaaattcaaagtcatacaaacgaaaagaaaacatttagagtttttgaaataaattaaactacggGGTTTGGAAGTCCGGGTCTGGCATGTTCGGGAAGTCGacgttggcgttcgggttcatgctcctcatcatcgccatcatttgctcgttcagcttcctctgtgcctcccagcccgcctcttgactcgccaccatggactccagcgcagatatgcgagcatccttgtccctcatctggctcagaaggacttcttgatcaacataggacggtggtggtgcagaagcagacggaaccgagggagaccgacgagccaaaccgaacaaacggcccttcttctttggaaccgactgaaaaagaaagtgtaaatttaaataatataaaaatttaaataatataaaaatggattgaactttaaaaaatgaacttaccgcttcaacgatttggttgatccgaacccgaggcaagccggtcgatcccgtcgaatcgtcatcctcggtttgaagctgagacacttcctgttccatctgactgtcgatgagggtgaccacatccctcacaacaccatcatcaatctcgccggtcttcttgttggtatacgccgtctttattaggcggagatgatcaaccggctccccctcattttcttgcgccttgaaaaaaacataaattaaacaaacattagtaattaaaagaaatgcacaaaaaaatattagaatcttaaataatataataaaaaccgacAAGCTTACCAAGCGATCTCCCAGACTGGCTAAAGACTGAGCACCCAAGTTATGGACGTACATGCCCTTTCCCTTACggtcgctcttgcggttggtggagttggtggaagaagttgctctgacttcgttcttactccaatgctCACTCAACTCCCGCCAGACCGTCGGGTCCATCCCCTttggaacctttaaaaaaaaattgttaaataaataaaaaaatattttaaaaaataaaaaaattgtatcataaataaaaacgaaccttgtttatttcccacttcttcttccacgagtgcatctgcttcccatagttgtccataactttatggacgaagtggtaatagataaacaacgtatcatcggcattccagttgaattgttgctgaaaataaaacacaattagtagaaaattaatattaaagatgaaaaaaataagtaaaaaataagtaaaaaatagaaaacttaccgcaaactgttgAAACCACATATGCTGCTTCTCGAGAGGGAAGTCGGTGAAAGTCGGATGTCCATTGTCGAGAGACGAGTACATCATACTGTTGATCCATCCGCTGATCCCGTTCCCGGATCGGtcaaacctaataaaaagaattaattattttagaattaaatattttaaataaatcaaattttaatgaaaaaaaaataggtttaattaCCATGTCTGACCCTGTCCACGTGGATACTgagtgagatatggaagatggtcacgacccggctgtcgaacaaactccgcaactctcagaagtgccggatgagcaggagcatgagcaggagcaggagtggGTGCCACACCGGGAGCGGGAGGAGAATGAGAGGGAAATGGAGAAGGAGATGTCTGGTAGGAACTGTACGGCGATGCGGAACCCGAAATGGAGCCGCTCCCCGAACCACCTCGACCACGACGCTGTCGAGAGTGGGTATGTTCCTCTTGAgacctttatataaataaattttatttaatatatacaattatttatttaatttgttaatatattaaaattgtttaataattacaaaaaatagttttgatatattaaaaatagatttaatatataaaaatagttttaaatattaaaaatagtttaataattacaaaaaatagttttaatatattaaaaatagttttaatatattaaaaatagtttaataaataaaaaaatagttttaaatataaaaatagttttaatatataaaaatagttttaaaaatcaaaaaaacgttttaaaaatcaaaaaaacgttttaaaaatcaaaataacgttttaaaaatcaaaaaaacgttttaaaaattcaaaaaatagttttaaaatcaaaaaaaacgttttaaaaaatcaaaaaaacgttttaaaaaatcaaaaacacaaaataaatcaaaaaaaaaatataccaacaatccaaacaacaatccaaacatgCAAATCCTAAATAttccattcaatcctagaattttctatctaacaacctaaatttcgagatctataaagagaggaagagaagagatatgaacttacatgggaagagaggagaggaagagaggagaggaaggaggccgagaggaagagaggagaggagaggagaggagatccgtcgaggaagagagaaga contains these protein-coding regions:
- the LOC130501871 gene encoding uncharacterized protein LOC130501871, which gives rise to MEDGHDPAVEQTPQLSEVPDEQEHEQEQEWVPHREREENEREMEKEMSGRNCTAMRNPKWSRSPNHLDHDAVESGEEEKRYELTWEERRGREERKEAERKRGEERRGDPSRKREERRGEGEEPRGRQRRGEGGGEEERKIEKERNGEEKNENLIYEGSDGQGPSKFPRYFLRGSSKFPRNSLVRG